TCGCCCTGCTCTTCGTCATCAAGATCGTGATGAAACGATAAACTCCGGCGGGTAGCCGGAGTTTAGGTTCTGTCGCAAGGTGCTAACTTTAACGCGTATCAACACTATACTTTGGTAATACTTCCAGAACCGTGTACGCTTGTATCTTCCTGTTCCGGATTCCCTTTATAGCGGATATCGCCCGATCCTTCTACATCGGCTTTGATCGAACCCGACGCATATACCGTAGCATCGCCCGAGCCCGTTACGGTCACCCGCACCGTTTTCGCACGCAGCGAACCGGCATCCAAATCGCCCGACCCATTGACCGACGCAGAAACCGCATCTGCAGTACCTGAGAGGATAAGGTCGCCCGAACCAATCAGCGTGACGTCTGCATCCGCTGCGGCTACCTTCAACTTAATATCGCCCGATCCGGTGAGTACAACCTTCAGGTTCTTGGTTTGTACCTCACTGTCGGCCGAGATGTCACCTGATCCGTTAAGTACTATTTCATTCAGTGTCGTATACGGTACCGTAATGTCGACGTCGCCTTTTACGGTTCCGTCCGCATAGATACGAAGCGTGCCGTTGGTGATCACGGTCTTGATACGGGGCAATGAAGCCGGCACGGCAGCCGATACGATGATCGCGTCACCTGTTTTGACCAGTTGCACGTCGAAGTGGCCGGTTACTTCCAATTTGGTAAAGGTACCCAAGGGACGTTTTTCCACTTGCTGGGCCGATAATGAAAAGGCCGCGAGCAGGAAAAGAAGAAGTGTTTTTTTCATGAGGAGGAGGATTAGAGGACGGTGATTATGGTTTCTTGTCTACTTTCAGGCTGCCATAGTTGAGGTCGACCGTCAACCGGTTGGCCCCCGCCGTTTTATAGGTACCCTGATAGGAAGTAGAACTGTGTGTTTCACGCCGCGATTTGTATTGCCAGCCACTCGGCGGACGGAAATCGACATAATTGAGTTTGATGTCAAAGTCAAACGCATAATTCGCGTCATGCCCAATTTCCACATTGGTGTAGTCACCACTGACCGTCACATTTCCGGCACCCGGCAGGATGTTTCCGATCTTGAACGAATCGTAGTTGCCACGGGCCGTCAGCGATTTCTCAAGCGTCCCCAGGTCCATCCCGAAATAGTTACCATTTACCACAACGGTGGCTGCCGATTTCACCTTCAGGCTGCCATAGTCCATCTTCACGCTGAGGTTGTCGACGTCGTCTACGCGCAGGTCGCTATAGTCACTGTTGGCCGTCATCGTCTTGGCCTTCGCCACCGTAAGGTCCGAATACTGTATGCTGACGGTGCCCGCCCGCAGCGACGTCACCTGCGATCCATCGCAATACTGCATATTGAGAACGGTGTCACCTTCCAGAGCCGCGGCCGTTAACCGTCCGTACTGGAGGTTGAGTCGGGCATCCCCGGCGATGCGGTCAAGCAAAACCGGCCCATACTGGTTGGTAATCTTGATATTGCCTTTTCGCGGAATGGAAATGGTATAATTGATCTCAATGCTCGTGCGGCCGCCGTTTCCACTGATTTTCGTACGGGCTGAAACCAACGAGCGGCTTCCTTCCATTTCGATGTCG
This genomic interval from Flavobacterium sp. HJ-32-4 contains the following:
- a CDS encoding head GIN domain-containing protein, which codes for MKKTLLLFLLAAFSLSAQQVEKRPLGTFTKLEVTGHFDVQLVKTGDAIIVSAAVPASLPRIKTVITNGTLRIYADGTVKGDVDITVPYTTLNEIVLNGSGDISADSEVQTKNLKVVLTGSGDIKLKVAAADADVTLIGSGDLILSGTADAVSASVNGSGDLDAGSLRAKTVRVTVTGSGDATVYASGSIKADVEGSGDIRYKGNPEQEDTSVHGSGSITKV